Within the Enterobacter roggenkampii genome, the region ACACCTGCTCCATCACGTTGAGTTCGCACAGGGTATCCATGCGGCGCTCCTGCGGCATTTCGCCCAGCAGTGAGCTATGTTTGAACCAGATATCGCGGATGTGGAGCAGCCAGTTATCAATGAGCCCCAGCTCCGTGTTTTCAACCGCCGCCTGCACGCCGCCGCAGCCGTAGTGGCCGCAGATGATGATGTGCTCGACTTGCAGAACGTCAACGGCATACTGAACAACAGAAAGACAGTTGAGATCGGTGTGAATCACCAGGTTGGCAACGTTGCGGTGAACAAACAGTTCGCCGGGCTCGAGGCCGGTCAGGCGCTCCGCCGGTACGCGGCTGTCGGAGCATCCAATCCAGAGAAAGCGTGGGTTTTGCGCCTGCGCGAGTTTTCCAAAAAATCCGGGGTCTTCCTCCACCAGCATTTTTGACCATAGTGCATTGTTGCTGATGAGTGTATCTATGTTGTTCATGGAGGTTAGCGACCTGTAACCGAGTAATTGCGTTGCGCTACTATAGGGTAACCCGACTTTTAATGAAACCACACAACGTGTGTCAGAACTGAAGGTAAGTTAATTTCATGGCAATTGCACTGGAGCTTGAGCAGCTTAAAAAAACCTATCCGGGCGGCGTTCAGGCGCTGCGCGGAATAGATCTTAAAGTAGAGGCCGGTGATTTTTACGCGCTTCTGGGGCCGAACGGGGCGGGGAAATCGACTACCATCGGCATCATTAGCTCGCTGGTGAACAAAACCTCCGGCCGCGTCAGCGTGTTCGGATACGACCTGCAAACAGATGTGGTCAACGCCAAGCGCCAGCTGGGTCTGGTACCGCAGGAATTCAACTTCAACCCGTTTGAGACGGTGCAGCAGATCGTCGTTAACCAGGCGGGTTATTACGGCGTTGAGCGTAAAGAGGCCCTGGAGC harbors:
- the can gene encoding carbonate dehydratase; translation: MNNIDTLISNNALWSKMLVEEDPGFFGKLAQAQNPRFLWIGCSDSRVPAERLTGLEPGELFVHRNVANLVIHTDLNCLSVVQYAVDVLQVEHIIICGHYGCGGVQAAVENTELGLIDNWLLHIRDIWFKHSSLLGEMPQERRMDTLCELNVMEQVYNLGHSTIMQSAWKRGQKVSIHGWAYGIHDGLLRNLEVTATNRETLEQRYRSGIANLQLKHVNHK